From Streptomyces sp. NBC_00775, one genomic window encodes:
- a CDS encoding carbohydrate ABC transporter permease translates to MTSDTTAPDVPSVSGTRSATRLPGSRTTSGTSRTPLRRLTTGLGTVLLCLGTLLFVLPFVFTVVTSLRTAADVARSPLGVPHSLTLKNFSDAFSQIHYGSSTLNTLLITSLSCVAVTVIGSLAAYPLARITQHWSTAVYRLFILGTSVPVFVVVAPLYLLMRDLNLLDSYAGVVLIYTALNLPVAVFFYTSFIRSIPADLEEAAALDGCGAFRTFFTIILPLLRPVTSTLLTFISLQIWNDLLVPLVFLQDPGKRTVMVNAYSFIDPHTVQPTTLFPAALLGVVPLLIIFVFFQRQVVAGMSAGAVK, encoded by the coding sequence ATGACTTCAGACACCACCGCGCCGGACGTCCCGTCGGTCTCCGGGACCCGGTCCGCCACCCGCCTCCCCGGCAGTCGTACGACATCCGGGACGTCCCGCACCCCGCTGCGCCGGCTGACCACCGGCCTCGGCACCGTCCTGCTGTGCCTGGGCACGCTGCTGTTCGTCCTGCCGTTCGTGTTCACGGTCGTCACCTCGCTGCGCACGGCGGCGGACGTGGCCCGCTCCCCGCTGGGCGTCCCGCACTCGCTGACCCTGAAGAACTTCTCCGACGCCTTCAGCCAGATCCACTACGGGTCCAGCACTCTCAACACCCTGCTCATCACCAGCCTTTCGTGCGTGGCCGTCACCGTGATCGGCTCCCTCGCCGCCTATCCGCTGGCCCGGATCACCCAGCACTGGTCCACCGCGGTGTACCGGCTGTTCATCCTGGGCACGTCCGTCCCCGTGTTCGTCGTGGTCGCGCCGCTGTACCTGCTGATGCGCGACCTCAACCTGCTGGACAGCTATGCGGGAGTCGTCCTCATCTACACGGCCCTGAACCTCCCGGTCGCCGTGTTCTTCTACACCAGCTTCATCCGCTCGATCCCGGCGGACCTGGAGGAGGCGGCGGCACTCGACGGCTGCGGCGCCTTCCGCACGTTCTTCACCATCATCCTGCCGCTGCTGCGACCGGTCACCAGCACGCTCCTGACGTTCATCTCCCTGCAGATCTGGAACGACCTGCTGGTTCCCCTGGTCTTCCTGCAAGACCCGGGCAAGCGGACCGTCATGGTGAACGCCTACTCCTTCATCGACCCGCACACCGTGCAGCCGACCACGCTGTTCCCGGCCGCCCTGCTCGGTGTCGTACCGCTGCTGATCATCTTCGTCTTCTTCCAGCGCCAGGTGGTCGCCGGCATGTCCGCCGGGGCGGTCAAGTGA
- a CDS encoding carbohydrate ABC transporter permease: MFHRRRATMAAFLLPAIVVYGVFMLYPLARGVYLSMTDSLGGPIANFVGTQQYRSMADDPAVTDALWHTVLYAAVVVVVQNGLGLLFASMLFRRPGVRKVLSVVLLTPTLISPVMAAFIWSYLFAPTGGINALLDLVGLHSLNHVWLGDTSTALYSVAAVNIWMFTGYSCAIFLASYMSMPTELLEAAALDGASGWRRFVSIEWPLLAPALTVNVTLSLIGSLKVFEFPLVLTNGGPAGATDTLTLLVYRNVFGGGKFAYGVALSVVLLVTVVVLSSATSSLLRLRERRI, encoded by the coding sequence GTGTTCCACCGACGGCGCGCCACCATGGCCGCCTTCCTGCTTCCGGCGATCGTCGTGTACGGCGTGTTCATGCTGTATCCGCTGGCCCGAGGCGTCTATCTGAGCATGACCGACAGCCTCGGCGGCCCGATCGCGAACTTCGTCGGCACCCAGCAGTACCGTTCCATGGCCGACGACCCGGCCGTCACCGACGCCCTGTGGCACACCGTGCTCTACGCGGCGGTCGTCGTGGTCGTACAGAACGGCCTCGGGCTGCTCTTCGCGAGCATGCTGTTCCGCCGCCCCGGGGTCCGCAAGGTGCTCAGCGTCGTGCTGCTCACGCCGACGCTGATCTCACCGGTGATGGCGGCCTTCATCTGGTCGTACCTGTTCGCCCCGACCGGCGGCATCAACGCGCTGCTCGACCTGGTCGGCCTGCACAGCCTCAACCATGTCTGGCTCGGCGACACCTCGACCGCCCTGTACTCGGTGGCCGCCGTCAACATCTGGATGTTCACCGGTTACTCCTGCGCGATCTTCCTCGCCAGCTACATGAGCATGCCGACCGAACTGCTGGAGGCGGCCGCGCTGGACGGCGCGAGCGGCTGGCGGCGCTTCGTCAGCATCGAATGGCCGCTGCTGGCCCCGGCGCTCACGGTCAACGTGACGCTCAGCCTCATCGGTTCGCTGAAGGTCTTCGAGTTCCCCCTCGTCCTGACCAACGGAGGCCCCGCCGGAGCCACGGACACGCTGACCCTGCTGGTGTACCGGAACGTCTTCGGCGGCGGGAAGTTCGCCTACGGCGTCGCACTGTCGGTCGTCCTTCTCGTGACCGTGGTCGTCCTGTCCAGCGCCACCTCCTCCCTGCTCCGGCTCCGCGAGCGACGCATCTGA
- a CDS encoding ABC transporter substrate-binding protein yields MKRSGRRLAVATTVIAMAMSLAACGGGSSGASSDGTVTIHVQAWKGGGAEPANVAEINKAFEKAHPKIKVDFEYTTADPTYTQKLQPELLGGKAGDVLMVDADKMKKWGASGYLADLSGESWASKIASDAKPFAQSDGKTLAMPMELIGIGLYANMDLLKKAGITEVPADWPTFLADLAKVKKAGITPIALPDKSAWTGSSVFQAAGSTLVYQKNKTWDADFLDSKTSFDPDWKGSLEQLKTLEDKGYVNWKNQLGVDEWAQGPQDFSAGKSAFWYQGAWQVSNVKKAGFPVSFAPWPGGAAGTKPNGMLFSGTMWAVNSQSQQGDAAREYVKFWSQSANLAKYLEAEHAESPFTGGTTPESTETAAFTTAFNDGRYRILPSNSWYGTAAETTTGSKIQAYLLGNASAAQTLKDIQTAAKAK; encoded by the coding sequence ATGAAGCGTTCTGGGAGACGTCTCGCGGTCGCCACCACGGTCATCGCCATGGCGATGTCGCTGGCCGCGTGTGGCGGCGGGTCGTCCGGTGCCTCCAGCGACGGCACGGTGACCATCCATGTGCAGGCGTGGAAGGGCGGCGGTGCGGAGCCCGCCAACGTCGCGGAGATCAACAAGGCGTTCGAGAAGGCCCACCCGAAGATCAAGGTCGACTTCGAGTACACCACCGCGGACCCCACCTACACACAGAAGCTTCAGCCGGAGCTGCTGGGCGGCAAGGCCGGCGACGTCCTCATGGTCGACGCGGACAAGATGAAGAAGTGGGGCGCCTCCGGCTACCTCGCCGACCTGTCCGGGGAGTCGTGGGCGAGCAAAATAGCCTCGGACGCGAAGCCCTTCGCGCAGTCCGACGGCAAGACCCTCGCGATGCCGATGGAACTGATCGGCATCGGCCTGTACGCCAACATGGACCTGCTGAAGAAGGCGGGCATCACCGAAGTCCCCGCCGACTGGCCGACGTTCCTCGCCGACCTCGCCAAGGTCAAGAAGGCCGGCATCACCCCCATCGCGCTGCCCGACAAGAGCGCCTGGACCGGCAGCTCGGTGTTCCAGGCCGCCGGATCGACCCTCGTCTACCAGAAGAACAAGACGTGGGACGCCGACTTCCTGGACAGCAAGACGTCCTTCGACCCGGACTGGAAGGGCTCGCTGGAGCAGTTGAAGACCCTGGAGGACAAGGGGTACGTCAACTGGAAGAACCAACTCGGCGTCGACGAGTGGGCGCAGGGCCCGCAGGACTTCAGCGCGGGCAAGAGCGCCTTCTGGTACCAGGGCGCGTGGCAGGTCTCCAACGTCAAGAAGGCCGGCTTCCCTGTCTCCTTCGCGCCCTGGCCGGGCGGTGCCGCGGGAACCAAGCCCAACGGGATGCTCTTCTCCGGCACCATGTGGGCCGTCAACTCCCAGTCCCAGCAGGGTGACGCGGCGCGCGAGTACGTCAAGTTCTGGTCGCAGAGCGCGAACCTCGCCAAGTACCTCGAAGCCGAGCACGCGGAGTCACCGTTCACGGGCGGCACGACGCCGGAGAGCACCGAGACGGCGGCCTTCACCACGGCCTTCAACGACGGCCGTTACCGGATCCTCCCGTCCAACTCCTGGTACGGCACGGCCGCCGAGACCACGACCGGCTCCAAGATCCAGGCCTATCTGCTGGGCAACGCGTCCGCCGCGCAGACCCTCAAGGACATCCAGACCGCGGCGAAGGCCAAGTAA
- a CDS encoding LacI family DNA-binding transcriptional regulator, with amino-acid sequence MTRRVTIAQVAEEAGVSAMTVSNVINGKPGASEETRRRVMEVAGKLGYRPNVSARNLKAGRSGLIGLIALDLTSQYGLEILRGVADELASAEQELLVNASYHDAVREKDRIEFLARGLVDGVLLIAPVLEDETVELLRRQKLPCVIIDPRRLDVPLPRLSVDNYHGMRQGTQHLIDLGHTRIAYLRGEEDLESTSIRFQGFEDAMRLAGLEVDEQLVATCDFSYASGFRTATRLITEHGPTAIVAGADLMALGAVDAARACGLNVPTDFSVVGFDDLPQAAQSFPGLTTVRQPLHDMGQKAARALLSVIEGQQLLMEHMEVGTELVVRNSTAAPPGGGAA; translated from the coding sequence GTGACGCGGCGGGTGACCATCGCACAGGTGGCCGAGGAGGCCGGCGTCTCCGCGATGACCGTGTCCAACGTCATCAACGGCAAGCCGGGAGCCTCCGAGGAGACCCGACGCCGTGTCATGGAAGTGGCCGGGAAACTCGGCTACCGGCCGAACGTCTCGGCCCGCAATCTCAAAGCCGGCCGCAGCGGCCTCATCGGCCTCATCGCCCTGGATCTGACCAGTCAGTACGGCCTGGAGATCCTCCGCGGAGTCGCCGACGAGCTGGCCAGTGCCGAACAGGAGCTGCTCGTCAACGCCTCGTACCACGACGCGGTGCGGGAGAAGGACCGGATCGAGTTCCTGGCACGCGGCCTCGTCGACGGCGTACTCCTGATCGCACCCGTCCTGGAGGACGAGACGGTCGAGCTGCTGCGCCGCCAGAAACTCCCCTGCGTCATCATCGATCCCCGGCGCCTGGACGTACCGCTGCCCCGGCTGAGCGTGGACAACTACCACGGGATGCGTCAGGGCACGCAGCACCTGATCGACCTGGGACACACCCGGATCGCCTACCTCCGCGGCGAGGAGGACCTCGAAAGCACGTCGATCCGCTTTCAGGGCTTCGAGGACGCGATGCGGCTCGCCGGACTGGAGGTCGACGAGCAACTGGTCGCCACGTGCGACTTCTCCTACGCCAGCGGTTTCCGCACCGCCACTCGGCTGATCACCGAACACGGCCCTACGGCCATCGTCGCCGGAGCCGATCTGATGGCACTCGGCGCCGTCGACGCCGCTCGGGCGTGCGGCCTCAACGTACCCACCGACTTCTCGGTCGTCGGCTTCGACGACCTTCCGCAGGCGGCGCAGAGTTTTCCCGGCCTGACCACTGTGCGCCAGCCGCTGCACGACATGGGCCAGAAGGCGGCCCGCGCGCTGCTGTCCGTCATCGAAGGACAGCAGCTACTCATGGAGCACATGGAGGTCGGCACCGAACTCGTGGTGCGCAACTCGACCGCCGCGCCACCCGGCGGCGGAGCGGCGTGA
- a CDS encoding SDR family oxidoreductase — translation MQETEPLQGLLGSPADIAEAVAFLASDAAGCITGDNLTVSGGIGVHARP, via the coding sequence GTGCAGGAGACGGAACCGCTCCAGGGCCTGCTCGGCTCTCCCGCCGACATCGCCGAAGCCGTGGCCTTCCTCGCCTCTGACGCCGCCGGCTGCATCACCGGCGACAACCTCACCGTCTCCGGAGGCATCGGCGTTCACGCCCGCCCCTGA
- a CDS encoding serine/threonine-protein kinase, whose amino-acid sequence MQLSVGGYVCERELGRGGQGVVWLARDRTGRQVVVKFLLPGKEYDEVALARVRREFGAASRVGELATARVLDADLSGRHPYIVSEFVPGPTIHQHVAANGPLPSGRLQSLALAVAHALAQVHRVSVVHRDIKPSNILLSPDGPRIIDFGIARDDRLLESALTTPGSVLGSPAYMSPEQVKSLRVTSASDVFSLGGTLYFAATGRHPFDGESDYEVLVAVCERDADLTAVPEPVRSLIADCLRKDPAERPTAAQLVTRLAGAAEATESAQTESGTPPQPPPPERGSGAGPGPGTSAKQLRLWGLAAGSAAAAVLLAIVLSTTSGGSATEGGAQAHGSSSASSSASSGRSAGSQPRSYTDDLTDSGDWSHKDPALGKITHEGGTMLVDPRTELEVWPQAPFEPSSFAVRLSTQTAWYGGEGGVGLWCNGSGDYQKGSRWATYLTTGQEALIVREFRFKGTFQHDRVVEVDLADVGLKVESQQQVDMSMTCSSAGEGRIKVELAVDGTRVASYTGTAFDERGCGVAAFHYSATDPQGTAFHAGFERFTASEPSAR is encoded by the coding sequence ATGCAGTTGTCGGTGGGCGGGTACGTCTGCGAGCGCGAGCTCGGCCGGGGCGGGCAAGGTGTGGTGTGGCTCGCCCGGGACCGGACGGGGCGGCAGGTCGTGGTGAAATTCCTGCTGCCGGGCAAGGAGTACGACGAGGTCGCGCTCGCCCGCGTACGCCGGGAGTTCGGCGCGGCGAGCCGAGTCGGTGAGCTGGCCACGGCACGGGTCCTCGACGCCGACCTGTCCGGGCGACACCCGTACATCGTCAGCGAGTTCGTCCCGGGTCCCACGATCCACCAGCATGTTGCCGCCAACGGCCCGCTGCCCTCCGGGCGGCTCCAGTCCCTGGCGCTGGCCGTCGCGCACGCGTTGGCGCAGGTGCACCGGGTGAGTGTCGTGCACCGGGACATCAAACCGTCCAACATCCTGCTCTCCCCGGACGGACCGCGGATCATCGACTTCGGTATCGCCCGCGACGACCGGTTGCTCGAGTCGGCGCTCACCACACCGGGCAGTGTGCTCGGCTCGCCCGCGTACATGTCGCCCGAGCAGGTCAAGTCGCTCCGGGTCACCAGCGCCTCCGATGTGTTCTCGCTCGGTGGCACGCTGTACTTCGCCGCCACGGGGCGGCATCCCTTCGACGGGGAGAGCGACTACGAAGTCCTCGTCGCCGTGTGCGAGCGCGACGCGGATCTCACGGCGGTGCCGGAGCCGGTCCGTTCGCTCATCGCCGACTGTCTGCGCAAGGACCCAGCGGAGCGCCCCACCGCTGCCCAGCTCGTCACTCGGCTCGCGGGGGCGGCGGAGGCGACGGAAAGCGCGCAGACAGAGTCGGGCACGCCACCGCAACCGCCACCGCCCGAACGCGGGAGCGGCGCCGGCCCCGGCCCCGGCACGAGTGCCAAGCAGCTGCGGCTGTGGGGGTTGGCGGCCGGTAGTGCCGCGGCGGCAGTGCTGCTTGCCATCGTGCTCAGCACCACCTCGGGGGGATCAGCGACGGAGGGCGGCGCGCAGGCCCATGGCTCGTCCTCCGCCTCCTCGTCCGCGTCGTCCGGGAGATCCGCCGGCTCCCAACCCCGCTCGTACACCGATGATTTGACCGACTCGGGCGACTGGTCGCACAAGGACCCGGCCCTGGGGAAGATCACGCACGAGGGCGGGACCATGCTGGTGGATCCCAGGACCGAACTGGAGGTGTGGCCGCAGGCGCCCTTCGAGCCGTCCTCGTTCGCGGTACGGCTGAGCACCCAGACGGCCTGGTACGGGGGCGAGGGCGGGGTCGGGCTGTGGTGCAACGGCTCGGGGGACTACCAGAAGGGATCCCGCTGGGCGACCTACCTGACTACGGGTCAGGAGGCTCTGATCGTGCGCGAGTTCCGGTTCAAGGGAACTTTCCAGCATGACCGGGTCGTCGAGGTCGACCTCGCGGACGTGGGATTGAAGGTGGAGAGTCAGCAGCAGGTCGACATGTCGATGACCTGTTCCTCGGCGGGCGAGGGCCGGATCAAGGTGGAGCTCGCCGTCGACGGCACCCGGGTCGCCTCGTACACCGGCACGGCCTTCGACGAGCGGGGCTGCGGTGTGGCCGCCTTCCACTACAGCGCGACCGACCCGCAGGGCACGGCCTTCCACGCGGGCTTCGAGCGCTTCACCGCGTCCGAGCCGTCGGCGCGCTGA
- a CDS encoding GNAT family N-acetyltransferase — MEIRPTTEQDLDVFVDTVHAAFGRFPETPTDGGGVFWAAYEMDRSLLAMTADGRPVGTAAVYSFELTLPGEILAPAAGVTAVGVLPSHRRQGVLSAMMRHQLTDLRARGEFLSVLLASEAPIYGRFGYGPATYTARLTVPRHKAALALPRARGTADAPATGSVTGSVELLRRAECGEILEEVYDRYRRAQPGALSRPHRWWALGAGQPPISPAPRYVAVHRDADGVPDGYASYSIGESETLTVDETIAIDDAVSTALARFLLGHDLVTQVVFKHFPPEHPLRWQLADFRAGEVSNDTDWLWVRLLDIPRALTARGWFMDGELVLDVDDPFLGEHGRYLLTVRDGKADCVLTDREPDLSLDVSDLGSVYLGGTAPSTLVRAGHIRAHRPGAATLADALFRAERSPHCLHWF, encoded by the coding sequence ATGGAGATCCGTCCCACGACCGAGCAGGATCTCGACGTCTTCGTCGACACCGTCCATGCCGCGTTCGGGCGCTTCCCGGAAACCCCGACCGATGGCGGCGGGGTCTTTTGGGCGGCGTACGAAATGGACCGCAGCCTGCTCGCCATGACGGCGGACGGGCGGCCCGTCGGCACCGCCGCCGTCTACTCCTTCGAGCTCACCCTGCCCGGTGAGATCCTGGCCCCGGCCGCCGGGGTGACCGCCGTCGGCGTCCTGCCCTCGCACCGACGCCAGGGCGTGCTCAGCGCGATGATGCGGCATCAGCTCACCGATCTGCGGGCCCGAGGGGAGTTCCTCTCCGTACTGCTGGCCTCTGAAGCCCCGATCTACGGCAGGTTCGGCTACGGACCGGCGACCTACACGGCGCGGCTGACGGTGCCGCGCCACAAGGCCGCCCTCGCCCTCCCCCGTGCGCGCGGAACGGCCGACGCCCCAGCGACCGGCTCGGTCACCGGCTCGGTCGAGCTGCTGCGGCGTGCCGAGTGCGGCGAGATCCTGGAAGAGGTCTACGACCGGTACCGCCGCGCACAGCCCGGCGCGCTGTCCCGACCGCACCGCTGGTGGGCCTTGGGCGCGGGGCAGCCCCCGATCTCTCCCGCGCCGCGCTACGTCGCCGTCCACCGTGACGCCGACGGCGTCCCGGACGGGTACGCCAGCTACTCGATCGGCGAGTCCGAGACCTTGACGGTCGACGAGACCATCGCCATCGACGACGCCGTCTCCACGGCCCTGGCCCGGTTCCTGCTCGGACACGACCTGGTCACTCAGGTCGTGTTCAAGCACTTCCCGCCCGAGCACCCGCTGCGCTGGCAGCTTGCGGACTTCCGCGCCGGCGAGGTGAGCAACGACACCGACTGGCTCTGGGTGCGGCTGCTGGACATCCCGCGTGCGCTGACCGCTCGCGGCTGGTTCATGGACGGCGAGCTCGTCCTCGACGTCGACGACCCGTTCCTCGGCGAGCACGGCCGCTACCTGCTGACCGTCCGGGACGGCAAGGCCGACTGTGTCCTGACGGACCGGGAGCCCGACCTGTCCCTGGACGTGAGCGACCTGGGCTCGGTGTACCTCGGCGGCACCGCCCCGAGCACACTCGTGCGCGCCGGACACATCCGGGCCCACCGCCCGGGCGCGGCCACCCTCGCTGATGCCCTCTTCCGCGCCGAGCGCTCCCCGCACTGCCTGCACTGGTTCTGA
- a CDS encoding helix-turn-helix domain-containing protein — MPAITRAPTPLGWFSLQAQLLDGAMAGDVVVTLQPAPATELLPALAQWYGISARERTVIEEALQGQAAKQIARRLDLSPHTVNDHFKAVYRKTGVTSREELIACLF, encoded by the coding sequence ATGCCTGCGATCACGCGCGCCCCCACTCCGCTGGGATGGTTCTCGCTGCAGGCGCAGCTGCTCGACGGCGCGATGGCGGGCGATGTCGTGGTCACCCTCCAGCCCGCCCCGGCCACTGAGCTGTTGCCCGCGCTCGCCCAGTGGTACGGCATCTCCGCCAGGGAGCGGACGGTCATCGAGGAGGCTCTGCAGGGGCAGGCCGCCAAGCAGATCGCCCGCCGGCTCGACCTGTCACCGCACACGGTGAACGACCACTTCAAGGCGGTCTACCGCAAGACCGGCGTGACCAGCAGGGAGGAGCTCATCGCCTGCTTGTTCTGA
- a CDS encoding GlxA family transcriptional regulator encodes MPAPRLHRVAVLVLEGAKPLDVGIPAQVFTTRASMPYEVRVCGATPGLVTGGDGLAYYVAHGLDALAWADIVFIPGYRFPDRDDPPQAVVEALIAAHDRGARLAAISTGAFALAATGLLDGRRATTHWHYTRALAARHPLIQVDENVLFVDEGSVLTSAGAASGIDLCLHIVRGDLGVAASNHAARRLVAAPYRSGGQAQYVPHSVPEPLGERFAATREWALHRLGEPLTLDTLARQAEVSPRTFSRRFVEETGYTPMQWVMRARIDLARELLERSQRSVEQIAADVGLGTGANLRLHFQRILGTTPSEYRRTFTRGE; translated from the coding sequence GTGCCTGCACCCCGCCTGCATCGCGTCGCCGTCCTTGTGCTCGAGGGTGCGAAGCCGCTCGATGTCGGAATTCCCGCGCAGGTTTTCACGACCCGCGCGAGCATGCCGTACGAGGTGCGGGTGTGCGGGGCGACACCCGGTCTCGTGACCGGCGGCGATGGCCTCGCGTACTACGTCGCCCACGGCCTCGACGCGCTTGCGTGGGCCGACATCGTCTTCATCCCCGGCTACCGGTTCCCGGACCGCGACGACCCGCCGCAGGCCGTCGTCGAGGCACTGATCGCGGCCCACGACCGGGGCGCGCGGCTCGCCGCCATCTCGACGGGCGCCTTCGCGCTCGCCGCCACGGGCCTGCTCGACGGCAGGCGCGCCACGACGCACTGGCACTACACGCGGGCACTCGCGGCCAGGCATCCGCTCATCCAGGTCGACGAGAACGTGCTGTTCGTCGACGAGGGCAGCGTGCTCACCTCGGCCGGCGCCGCCTCCGGCATCGACCTGTGCCTGCACATCGTGCGCGGCGACCTCGGAGTGGCCGCGTCCAACCACGCGGCCCGGCGTCTGGTTGCCGCCCCCTACCGCAGCGGCGGCCAGGCCCAGTACGTACCGCACAGCGTCCCCGAGCCACTCGGCGAGCGGTTCGCCGCCACCCGCGAGTGGGCGCTGCACCGGCTCGGCGAGCCCCTCACCCTCGACACACTGGCGCGGCAGGCCGAGGTCTCGCCGCGCACGTTCTCCCGGCGCTTCGTCGAGGAGACCGGCTACACGCCGATGCAGTGGGTGATGCGCGCCCGCATCGACCTGGCCCGCGAACTGCTCGAGCGCTCGCAGCGCAGCGTCGAACAGATCGCCGCCGACGTGGGGCTCGGCACCGGCGCGAACCTGCGCCTGCACTTCCAGCGCATCCTCGGCACCACACCGAGCGAGTACCGGCGCACCTTCACCCGGGGCGAGTGA
- the gap gene encoding type I glyceraldehyde-3-phosphate dehydrogenase produces the protein MTRIAINGFGRIGRNVLRALLERDSALEVVAVNDLTEPATLARLLAYDSTAGRLGRPVTVDGDALVVDGRRITVLAEREPAQLPWAELGVDIVLEATGRFTSAKAARSHLDAGARKVLVSAPSDGADVTLAFGVNTDAYDPAVHTIVSNASCTTNALAPLAAVLDELAGIEHGFMTTVHAYTQEQNLQDGPHRDARRARAASVNIVPTTTGAAKAIGLVLPNLNGKLSGDSIRVPVPVGSIVELNTTVARDVTRDDVLAAYRAAAEGPLAGILEYSDDPLVSSDITGNPASSIFDSALTRVDGRHVKVVAWYDNEWGFSNRVIDTLEFLATR, from the coding sequence ATGACTCGCATCGCCATCAACGGATTCGGCCGCATCGGACGCAATGTGCTGCGCGCGCTGCTGGAGCGCGACAGCGCCCTCGAGGTCGTCGCCGTCAACGACCTGACGGAGCCCGCCACTCTCGCCCGGCTGCTCGCCTACGACAGCACGGCCGGCCGGCTCGGGCGCCCGGTGACCGTCGACGGGGACGCCCTCGTCGTCGACGGCCGTCGGATCACGGTGCTGGCCGAGCGCGAACCGGCGCAGCTGCCGTGGGCCGAACTCGGCGTGGACATCGTCCTGGAAGCCACCGGCCGCTTCACCTCGGCCAAGGCCGCCCGTTCCCACCTCGACGCGGGCGCGAGGAAGGTTCTCGTCAGCGCGCCGTCGGACGGCGCCGACGTCACGCTCGCGTTCGGGGTCAACACCGACGCCTACGACCCGGCCGTGCACACGATCGTCTCGAACGCCTCCTGTACCACCAACGCGCTCGCGCCGCTGGCCGCGGTCCTCGACGAACTCGCCGGTATCGAGCACGGGTTCATGACGACGGTGCACGCCTACACGCAGGAGCAGAACCTGCAGGACGGTCCGCACCGCGACGCCCGTCGCGCCCGAGCCGCCAGCGTCAACATCGTGCCGACCACGACCGGCGCCGCCAAGGCGATCGGGCTGGTGCTGCCGAACCTCAACGGCAAGCTGTCGGGCGACTCGATCCGCGTACCGGTGCCGGTGGGCTCGATCGTCGAACTGAACACGACCGTCGCCCGCGACGTGACGCGCGACGACGTGCTGGCGGCGTACCGCGCCGCAGCGGAGGGGCCGCTCGCCGGCATCCTCGAGTACTCGGACGACCCGCTCGTGTCGTCCGACATCACGGGCAATCCCGCCTCGTCGATCTTTGACTCGGCCCTCACCCGCGTCGACGGCCGCCACGTCAAGGTGGTCGCGTGGTACGACAACGAGTGGGGCTTCTCGAACCGCGTGATCGACACGCTCGAGTTCCTCGCCACCCGCTGA